One Pseudoliparis swirei isolate HS2019 ecotype Mariana Trench chromosome 4, NWPU_hadal_v1, whole genome shotgun sequence genomic window carries:
- the chd9 gene encoding chromodomain-helicase-DNA-binding protein 9 isoform X3 — MSTVKRPRGRPRKNANGPGSQVRVLSPPVKSSSSSSSSSSSSPSSSSSSSETKRTPRRTQHQMEVATQDKQEKANRIISEAIAKARQRGEKNIPRVMSPESFPSSSSQYKHRKREHKGKGKARTKGKGCRKACIIPSSKPNKKTKIGKIVIKIGKKKKRKPASSEESDDDPPPRHAARDDDFKRRSNRQVKRKKYAEELDARLSDDEVKAIGKAKKSGTAASKQSAVQLFVENPSEEDAAVVDKIMSSRIVKTEVSPGVVVEGEEFFVKYKNYSYLHCEWATEQQLVKDKRIQQKIKRFKLKQAQRALFFADMEEDPFNPDYVEVDRVLEVSYCEDKDTGEEVVYYLVKWSSLAYEDSTWELKDDVDQSKIEEFEQLQAVKPVTRRTERPPANLWKKRDQSREYRNGNSLRDYQLEGVNWLLFNWYNRRNCILADEMGLGKTIQSITFLQEILRVGIKGPFLIIAPLSTIANWEREFRSWTYHNVIVYHGSMVSRQMLQQYEMYFRDTQGRVVRGNYRFQALITTYEMILGGCPELNAIEWRCVIIDEAHRLKNKNCKLLEGFKLMNLKHKVLLTGTPLQNTVEELFSLLHFLEPARFPSENPFMQEFGDLKTEEQVQKLQAILKPMMLRRLKEDVEKKLAPKEETIIEVELTNIQKKYYRAILEKNFTFLAKGAGPANMPNLVNTMMELRKCCNHPYLIKGAEEKILEDFREVYSPTAIEFHLQAMVQSAGKLVLIDKLLPKMKAGGHRVLIFSQMVRCLDILEDYLIQRRYLYERIDGRVRGNMRQAAIDRFSKPDSERFVFLLCTRAGGLGINLTAADTCIIFDSDWNPQNDLQAQARCHRIGQNKAVKVYRLITRNSYEREMFDRASLKLGLDKAVLQSMSGRDNSLGGGGGAAQQLSKKAIEDLLRRGAYGAIMDDEDEGAKFCEEDIDQILQRRTKTITIESEGRGSTFAKASFVTSGNRTDISLDDPNFWDKWAQKADIDMEMANGRNSLVIDTPRVRKQTRPFSATKDELAELSEGNSESDDTKPKLRRNHDRLNSYGRTECFRVEKNLLVYGWGRWKDILNHGRFKKQLAEKDVESICRALLSYCLVHYRGDDKIKSFMWDLIAPTEDGQTKELQNHLGLSAPVPRGRKGKKVKVQSSSFDIHKAEWLRKHNPEHMLQDNGYKKHLKHHCNKVLLRVRMLYYLKQEVIGSQAQRVLDGVECSDIKIWVPDPDHSELPALWWDAVCDKCLLLGVYKHGYEKYNTVRADPTLCFLERVGRPDEKAIAAEQRGNDFMDGDVDDPEYKPAPALLKDDMEYDASSPGELIVTDNAGDAVPVTGGGGETSYWPSPSVLTARLRRLITASQRYTKSRQILQIHQTQSPSQSITTMSAPLCPLPPSFNDALNPKMVAKIERQQRWTRREEADFYRVVSTFGVVFDPNLGRFDWTKFRAMARLHKKTDESLQKYLCAFTAMCRRVCRLPPKEGDSAVDPSLTLLPITEERASRTLYRVELLRQVREQVLCHQLLYERLPLCQVSSDLTVWWEAGAHDRDLLIGAAKHGVSRTDYHILRDPELGFMAAQRNYSQTKAALHQSRASTPPPPPPPHPQGPAAGSVPTASPPPGGLVPKVEPASEWEEGLEKQGESWSPPPPPVTPTGLEERLEERPLGGEAGEEERQAAAAAVRTKPLTPNSSERKPKKASKRSRKEARRGSGSDPGGGGGSSSSSSSRSSSSSSSSSSSSHSGSSSSSSSSSGSSGSSSSSSSSSSDDSGGEGEEGKKKVPAAASVKGFDEDSAASPMAAQDETLGAHAAENGVANNASHPFQGYMLAASYWPKDRVIINRLDSICQAVLKGKWPGTRRVYEPGGAVASFYTTKLLDNANSGLCEDPSASPQGSKVTEHVAENKEFSVKLNDQEGSLKLTFQKQGLPLKRPLEAEEGPQAQQQYLARLHELQSASDTGLADITKPQCSFQTAPPGLTGQMRLNGGLDGQPLVKRRRGRRKNVEGMDLLFMNRSRVPSVPDQVPPGWGGIGQVGTAGDSGPGLSQSSNQVPSGDTDSRVPVINLKDGTRLAGDDAPRRKDLEQWLTEHPGFVADTGAFIPGVNKMQMQFHFQDGRPKQKRHRCRNPNKIDVNSLTGEERVQIINRRNARKVGGAFAPPLKDLCRFLQENPEYGVPPEWADVVKQSGYLPESMFDRILTGPIVPEEVSRRGRRPKNPLAKAAAAAASAPNPAAAAAAASALGLNPLLANGLLSGMDLSSLQAFQQNLQSLQSLQLTAGLMGLPSDAGNVAASNLAAMFPMMLSGMAGLPNLLGMSGLLGKQEGAGSSEETPKAEPSASGGPAHSSDSKGERTEGSAAPPSSFSSSSYAAAPQSASAASGHPLSLNPLMLSSMLYPGMLLTPGLNSDPALPPPPPPPAASQSTERRAAERDDEALEDDEDDDDDEEDSAEQKENSGPEGSGKAESSSSDSGGSSSSDDSDSSD, encoded by the exons GAGAATCCCAGTGAAGAAGATGCTGCTGTTGTGGACAAAATCATGTCTTCTCGTATCGTCAAGACGGAG GTTTCTCCAGGAGTGGTGGTCGAAGGAGAGGAGTTCTTTGTCAAATACAAAAACTA ctcctACCTGCACTGTGAGTGGGCCACGGAGCAGCAGCTGGTGAAGGACAAGAGGATTCAGCAGAAGATCAAACGCTTCAAGCTGAAACAAGCACAGAGGGCGCTCTTCTTTGCGGAT ATGGAAGAGGACCCCTTTAACCCGGACTATGTGGAGGTAGACCGAGTGCTGGAGGTGTCTTATTGTGAGGACAAAGACACGGGAGAG gaggtGGTGTACTACCTGGTGAAGTGGTCCTCTCTGGCTTATGAGGACAGCACCTGGGAGCTGAAGGACGACGTGGACCAGAGCAAGATTGAAGAGTTCGAGCAGCTGCAGGCAGTGAAGCCGGTCACACGCAGGACG GAACGGCCCCCGGCCAATCTGTGGAAGAAGAGGGACCAGTCGAGAGAATACAGGAATGGCAACAGCCTCAGGGACTACCAGCTGGAAGGGGTCAACTGGCTCCTCTTCAACTGGTACAACAG ACGTAACTGCATCCTGGCCGACGAGATGGGCCTCGGCAAGACCATCCAGTCCATCACGTTCCTGCAGGAGATCCTCCGCGTGGGCATCAAAGGGCCGTTCCTCATCATCGCGCCGCTCTCCACCATCGCCAACTGGGAGCGCGAGTTCCGTTCGTGGACCTATCACAACGTCATCGTCTACCACGGCAGCATGGTCAGCCGGCAGATGCTCCAGCAGTACGAGATGTATTTCAGGGATACGCAG GGCCGTGTGGTGCGAGGCAACTACAGGTTCCAGGCCCTCATCACCACGTACGAGATGATCCTGGGAGGCTGCCCCGAACTCAACGCCATCGAGTGGCGATGCGTCATCATCGACGAGGCCCACCGCCTCAAGAACAAGAACTGCAAGCTGCTGGAGGGCTTCAAGCTCATGAACCTG AAGCACAAGGTCCTGCTGACGGGAACGCCTCTCCAGAACACCGTGGAGGAGCTCTTCAGCCTGCTCCACTTCCTGGAGCCGGCCCGCTTCCCATCGGAAAACCCCTTCATGCAGGAATTTGGAGACCTGAAGACTGAGGAGCAG GTGCAGAAGCTTCAGGCGATCCTGAAGCCCATGATGCTGCGCCGGCTGAAGGAGGACGTGGAGAAGAAGTTGGCGCCCAAAGAGGAAACCATCATCGAGGTTGAGCTCACCAACATTCAAAAGAAATACTACCGCGCCATCCTGGAGAAGAACTTCACCTTCCTGGCCAAAGGAGCGGGCCCGGCCAACATGCCCAACCTGGTGAACACCATGATGGAGCTGAGGAAGTGCTGCAACCACCCCTACCTCATTAAAG GAGCAGAGGAGAAGATCCTCGAGGACTTCCGGGAGGTGTACAGCCCCACCGCGATTGAGTTTCACCTGCAGGCGATGGTGCAGTCAGCCGGGAAGCTGGTCCTCATCGACAAGCTGCTGCCCAAGATGAAGGCCGGAGGCCACCGGGTGCTCATCTTCTCCCAGATGGTGCGCTGCCTCGACATCTTGGAAGACTACCTCATCCAGAGAAG GTACTTGTACGAGCGAATCGACGGCCGCGTTCGTGGGAACATGCGGCAGGCGGCCATCGACCGCTTCAGTAAGCCCGACTCGGAGCGCTTCGTTTTCCTTCTGTGCACGAGGGCCGGCGGCCTGGGCATCAACCTCACGGCGGCAGACACCTGCATCATCTTCGACTCGGACTGGAACCCGCAGAACGACTTGCAG GCCCAGGCGCGCTGCCACCGGATCGGCCAGAACAAAGCCGTGAAGGTGTACCGCCTCATCACCAGGAACTCGTACGAGCGAGAAATGTTCGACCGCGCCAGCCTCAAGCTCGGCCTGGACAAAGCCGTGCTGCAGAGCATGAGCGGCCGAGACAACAGCCTgggcggagggggaggg GCGGCGCAGCAGCTCTCCAAGAAGGCGATTGAGGACCTGCTGCGACGCGGCGCCTACGGGGCCATCATGGACGATGAGGACGAGGGGGCCAAGTTCTGCGAGGAGGACATCGACCAGATCCTGCAGCGCAGGACCAAGACCATCACCATCGAGTCCGAGGGACGGGGATCCACCTTCGCCAAG GCCAGTTTTGTGACGTCCGGAAACCGCACAGACATttctctggatgaccccaacTTCTGGGACAAGTGGGCCCAAAAGGCCGACATTGATATGGAAATGGCAAACGGCAGA AACAGCTTGGTGATCGACACTCCTCGCGTCCGGAAGCAGACGAGGCCGTTCAGCGCCACCAAGGACGAGTTGGCGGAGCTCTCGGAGGGCAACAGCGAGAGCGACGACACCAAACCCAAACTCAGGCGCAACCACGACCGCCTCAACAGCTACGGGCGCACagagtgcttcagggtggagaaGAACCTGCTGGTGTATGG GTGGGGTCGTTGGAAGGATATTCTCAATCACGGGCGTTTTAAGAAGCAGCTCGCGGAGAAGGACGTGGAGTCCATCTGCAGAGCCCTCCTGTCCTACTGCCTGGTCCACTACCGCGGAGACGACAAGATCAAAAGCTTCATGTGGGACCTGATCGCCCCGACCGAGGACGGACAAACCAAGGAGCTGCAGAACCACCTGG GGTTGTCTGCTCCCGTCCCCCGTGGCAGAAAGGGCAAGAAGGTGAAAGTCCAGTCCAGCTCCTTCGACATCCACAAAGCCGAGTGGCTCCGCAAACACAACCCGGAGCACATGCTGCAGGACAACGGCTACAAGAAGCACCTCAAGCATCACTGCAACAA GGTGCTGCTCCGGGTCAGAATGCTCTACTACCTGAAACAAGAGGTGATAGGAAGCCAGGCCCAGAGGGTGCTGGACGGCGTGGAGTGCAG TGACATAAAGATCTGGGTCCCGGACCCCGACCATTCCGAGCTGCCGGCCTTGTGGTGGGACGCCGTCTGTGACAAGTGTCTGCTGCTGGGCGTCTATAAGCACG GTTATGAGAAGTACAACACGGTGCGCGCCGACCCGACGCTGTGCTTCCTAGAGCGCGTGGGCCGACCGGACGAGAAGGCCATCGCCGCCGAGCAGAGGGGCAACGACTTCATGGACGG ggatgtGGATGACCCAGAGTACAAGCCTGCTCCCGCTCTGCTGAAGGACGATATGGAG TATGACGCCTCGTCTCCTGGAGAGTTGATTGTCACTGACAACGCCGGAG ACGCAGTTCCAGTGACGGGCGGTGGCGGTGAAACCTCCTACTGGCCGTCCCCCTCGGTGCTGACGGCCCGGCTCAGGCGCCTCATCACGGCCTCCCAGCGCTACACCAAGAGCCGGCAGATCCTCCAGATCCACCAAACCCAATCTCCGTCTCAGTCGATCACGACGATGTCCGCCCCGCTCTGTCCGCTGCCGCCCTCGTTCAACGACGCCCTCAACCCCAAGATGGTCGCCAAGATCGAACGGCAACAAAG GTGGACCAGGCGAGAAGAAGCCGACTTCTACCGCGTGGTCTCGACTTTCGGCGTCGTGTTCGACCCGAACCTCGGCCGGTTCGACTGGACCAAGTTCCGGGCCATGGCCCGGCTGCACAAGAAGACCGACGAGAGCCTGCAGAAATACCTGTGTGCTTTCACCGCCATGTGCCGAAGGGTGTGCCGCCTGCCGCCCAAAGAGGGAG actccGCGGTGGACCCGTCTCTCACCCTCCTGCCCATCACGGAGGAGCGAGCGTCTCGCACGCTGTACCGGGTGGAGTTGCTCCGCCAGGTGAGGGAACAGGTGCTCTGCCACCAGCTGCTCTACGAGCGCCTGCCGCTGTGCCAGGTGAGCTCCGACCTGACGGTGTGGTGGGAGGCCGGCGCCCACGACCGCGACCTGCTGATCGGTGCCGCCAAACACGGCGTCAGCCGCACGGATTACCACATCCTGAGAGACCCTGAACTCGGCTTCATGGCCGCCCAGCGCAACTACAGCCAGACGAAAGCCGCGCTGCATCAGTCCCGCGCCTCcaccccgccgccgccgccgccgccgcacccTCAGGGCCCGGCCGCCGGCTCGGTGCCGACGGCCTCGCCTCCGCCCGGCGGGCTCGTACCCAAAGTGGAGCCGGCCTCCGAGTGGGAGGAGGGCCTGGAGAAGCAGGGGGAGAGTTGgagccctcctccgccgccgGTGACTCCCACGGGGCTGGAGGAGCGGCTGGAGGAGCGGCCGCTGGGCGGCGAAgccggcgaggaggagaggcaggcggcggcggcggcggtgagaACCAAGCCGCTCACGCCCAACTCCTCCGAGAGGAAACCGAAGAAGGCCAGCAAGAGGAGCCGCAAGGAGGCCAGGCGAGGCTCGGGGTCCGacccgggcggcggcggcggctcctccTCGAGCTCTTCCtcgcgctcctcttcctcctcctcctcctcttcttcctcgtcaCATTCcgggtccagctcctcctcctcttcatcgtctgGCTCCTCTGgctcgtcgtcgtcctcctcctcctcatcttctgaCGACAGCggaggtgagggagaggaggggaagaagaaag tgcCGGCGGCAGCCAGCGTGAAGGGCTTCGACGAGGACAGCGCGGCGTCTCCGATGGCGGCGCAGGACGAAACCCTCGGCGCCCACGCGGCCGAGAACGGCGTCGCCAACAACGCCTCGCATCCGTTCCAGGGGTACATGCTCGCTGCGTCCTACTGGCCGAAG gaTCGCGTGATCATCAACCGCCTGGACAGCATCTGCCAGGCGGTGCTGAAGGGCAAGTGGCCCGGAACCCGCCGGGTCTACGAGCCCGGAGGCGCGGTGGCCTCCTTCTACACCACCAAGCTGCTGGACAACGCCAACAGCGGCCTGTGCGAGGACCCCTCTGCCTCGCCACAGGGGTCAAAGGTGACCGAGCATGTTGCAGAAAACAAGGAGTTCTCAGTCAAACTCAACGAT caggAGGGAAGTCTGAAGTTGACCTTCCAGAAACAAGGTCTACCTCTGAAGAGGCCCCTGGAGGCCGAGGAGGGGCCCCAGGCCCAGCAGCAGTACCTGGCGCGGCTTCACGAGCTGCAGAGCGCCTCGGACACGGGCCTGGCCGACATCACCAAGCCTCAGTGCAGCTTCCAGACGG CGCCTCCAGGTCTCACTGGTCAGATGAGGCTGAACGGAGGACTGGACGGTCAGCCgctggtgaagaggaggaggggaaggaggaagaacGTGGAGGGGATGGACCTGCTCTTCATGAACAGGAGTAGAGTCCCTTCTGTTCCTGATCAG GTGCCTCCAGGGTGGGGCGGTATTGGCCAGGTGGGCACGGCCGGGGACTCCGGGCCGGGCTTAAGCCAGAGCTCCAATCAGGTCCCATCCGGGGACACCGACAGCCGGGTCCCCGTCATCAACCTCAAAGACGGCACCAGGCTGGCCGGGGACGACGCCCCCAGGAGGAAAGACCTGGAGCAGTGGCTGACGGAGCACCCTGGCTTTGTGGCCGACACGGGAGCTTTTATCCCC GGTGTAAATAAGATGCAAATGCAGTTCCACTTCCAGGACGGGCGTCCCAAGCAGAAGAGGCACCGCTGCAGGAACCCCAACAAGATCGACGTGAACAGTCTGACCGGAGAGGAGCGCGTGCAGATCATCAACAGGAGGAACGCCCGCAAG GTCGGCGGCGCCTTCGCTCCCCCCCTGAAGGATCTGTGCCGGTTCCTTCAGGAGAACCCGGAGTACGGAGTCCCGCCCGAATGGGCCGACGTGGTCAAACAGTCG GGTTACCTCCCGGAGAGCATGTTTGACAGAATCCTGACGGGCCCCATCGTTCCCGAGGAGGTGAGCCGGCGTGGGCGTCGACCTAAGAATCCTCTGGccaaggcggcggcggcggccgcatCGGCGCCCaacccggcggcggcggcggcggcggcctccgCGCTCGGCCTGAACCCCCTGCTGGCCAACGGCCTCCTCTCCGGCATGGACCTGAGCAGCCTGCAGGCCTTCCAGCAAAACCTCCAGAGCCTGCAGTCCCTGCAGCTCACCGCGGGCCTGATGGGTTTGCCGTCCGACGCCGGCAACGTGGCGGCGAGCAACTTGGCGGCcatgtttcccatgatgctctctggcaTGGCGGGACTCCCGAACCTGCTCGGCATGAGCGGCTTGCTGGGGAAGCAGGAGGGCGCGGGGAGCTCCGAGGAGACGCCGAAGGCAGAGCCGTCTGCCTccggaggccccgcccactcctcggACTCCAAAGGGGAAAGGACCGAGGGGTCGGCCGCGCCTCCttccagcttctcctcctcctcctacgcCGCCGCCCCACAAAGTGCTTCGGCCGCCTCCGGTCACCCGCTGTCTCTTAACCCCTTGATGCTCTCCAGTATGCTTTACCCAGGGATGCTCCTCACTCCAGGCCTTAACAGTGAccccgccctccctcctcctcctcctcctcccgccgccTCCCAGTCGACGGAGCGGCGAGCGGCAGAGAGGGACGACGAGGCGTTGGAAGACGAcgaagacgacgacgacgacgaagagGACTCTGCGGAACAAAAGGAGAACAGTGGTCCCGAGGGGTCGGGCAAAGCGGAGTCGTCTTCATCCGACTCCGGGGGCTCGTCTTCATCGGATGATTCCGACTCGAGTGATTAG